Proteins from a single region of Malaclemys terrapin pileata isolate rMalTer1 chromosome 23, rMalTer1.hap1, whole genome shotgun sequence:
- the RAB5B gene encoding ras-related protein Rab-5B, whose protein sequence is MTSRGAARPNGQSQASKICQFKLVLLGESAVGKSSLVLRFVKGQFHEYQESTIGAAFLTQSVCLDDTTVKFEIWDTAGQERYHSLAPMYYRGAQAAIVVYDITNQETFARAKTWVKELQRQASPSIVIALAGNKADLANKRMVEYEEAQAYADDNSLLFMETSAKTAMNVNDLFLAIAKKLPKSEPQSTGGVAGRNRGVDLHEQTQQNKSQCCSN, encoded by the exons ATGACCAGCAGAGGAGCCGCCAGGCCGAATGGTCAGTCCCAAGCTAGTAAAATCTGTCAGTTTAAGCTCGTGCTGCTGGGCGAGTCCGCGGTGGGGAAGTCCAGTCTGGTGCTGCGCTTCGTGAAGGGTCAGTTCCACGAATACCAGGAGAGCACCATTGGGG CGGCGTTTCTCACACAGTCCGTCTGCCTGGATGACACAACAGTCAAGTTTGAGATCTGGGACACGGCTGGCCAGGAGCGATATCACAGTCTGGCCCCCATGTATTACCGGGGGGCACAAGCTGCCATTGTGGTCTATGACATCACCAACCAG GAAACGTTTGCCCGGGCAAAGACATGGGTGAAAGAGCTGCAGCGGCAAGCCAGCCCCAGCATTGTCATAGCCCTAGCGGGCAACAAGGCCGACCTCGCCAACAAGCGCATGGTAGAATACGAA GAGGCACAAGCCTATGCAGATGACAACAGCCTATTGTTCATGGAGACATCGGCCAAGACCGCGATGAATGTTAACGATCTCTTCCTGGCGATAG CCAAGAAGCTGCCAAAGAGTGAGCCCCAGAGCACGGGTGGCGTGGCGGGACGGAACCGAGGGGTGGACCTCCACGAGCAGACCCAGCAGAACAAGAGCCAGTGTTGTAGCAACTGA
- the SUOX gene encoding sulfite oxidase, mitochondrial, with product MLLLRPIVRGRWVLQRTPRLAAVAWGSHPQACTAWTPSRTHGTWSPGDGSRRRKVMAVGALLGLGAGLAYGDHRRRAAEAEPNAEAAPGAPYPVFTRQEVGRHRSLAERVWVTYGREVFDITDFVELHPGGKSKILLAAGGALEPFWAMYAVHSQAHVLEILQAYKVGELSPEEQSQATQGDPYSGDPPRHPALQVNSLKPFNAEPPAELLTENYLTPNQLFFKRNHLPVPAVDAASYRLQVEGPGGRVLALSLPELKRRFPKHEVTVTLQCAGNRRSEMSRVRQVKGLEWGVAAISTARWGGVRLRDVLAHAGYREEEGEAGEQHVCFEGLDKDLSGVAYGASIPYRTAMGRGADVLLAYEMNGEELPRDHGYPLRVVVPGVVGARNVKWLGRVSVSLEESPSHWQQNDYKGFSPAVDWDTVDFTTAPAIQELPVQSAITDPAPGATVPPGELTVKGYAWSGGGRGVVRVDVSLDGGRTWRVAELTGEEQRPGRAWAWRLWRLTAPVPPGATELDIVCKAVDASYNVQPDTVEPIWNLRGVLSNAWHRVTVTVAED from the exons ATGCTGCTGCTCCGACCCATCGTGAGAGGACGCTGGGTCCTCCAGAGAACGCCCAG GTTGGCAGCTGTGGCCTGGGGGTCCCACCCCCAAGCCTGCACTGCCtggaccccctcccgcactcatgGCACCTGGAGCCCGGGCGACGGCAGCCGGAGACGGAAGGTCATGGCCGTGGGggctctgctgggcctgggcGCCGGCCTGGCCTACGGAGATCACCGCAGGCGG GCGGCGGAGGCCGAGCCGAACGCTGAGGCCGCGCCCGGGGCGCCGTACCCCGTGTTCACCCGCCAGGAGGTGGGGCGGCACCGCAGCCTGGCCGAGCGGGTCTGGGTGACCTACGGCCGCGAGGTCTTCGACATCACTGACTTCGTGGAGCTGCACCCGGGGGGCAAGAGCAAGATCCTGCTGGCGGCGGGGGGCGCCCTGGAGCCCTTCTGGGCCATGTACGCCGTGCACAGCCAGGCGCATGTGCTGGAGATCCTGCAGGCCTACAAGGTGGGGGAGCTGAGCcccgaggagcagagccaggCCACCCAGGGGGACCCCTACTCCGGGGACCCCCCTCGGCACCCCGCCCTCCAAGTCAACAGCCTCAAGCCCTTCAACGCGGAGCCGCCGGCCGAGCTGCTAACCGAGAACTACCTGACGCCCAACCAGCTCTTCTTCAAACGCAACCACCTCCCGGTGCCGGCCGTGGACGCCGCCAGCTACCGGCTGCAggtggaggggccggggggccgcGTGCTGGCGCTCTCGCTGCCCGAGCTCAAGCGCCGCTTCCCCAAGCACGAGGTGACGGTCACCCTGCAGTGCGCCGGGAACCGCCGCTCGGAGATGAGCCGCGTCCGGCAGGtgaaggggctggagtggggggtggcGGCCATCAGCACGGCCCGCTGGGGCGGCGTCCGGCTCCGGGATGTCCTGGCGCACGCCGGctacagggaggaggagggggaggccgGGGAGCAGCACGTCTGCTTCGAGGGCCTGGATAAGGACCTGAGCGGGGTGGCCTACGGAGCCTCCATCCCCTACCGCACGGCCATGGGCCGCGGGGCCGACGTGCTGCTGGCCTACGAGATGAACGGCGAGGAGCTGCCACGGGACCACGGCTACCCGCTGCGGGTGGTGGTGCCGGGCGTGGTGGGCGCCCGCAACGTCAAGTGGCTGGGCCGGGTCTCCGTGAGCCTGGAGGAGAGCCCAAGCCACTGGCAGCAGAACGACTACAAGGGCTTCTCGCCCGCCGTGGACTGGGACACGGTGGATTTCACCACGGCCCCCGCCATCCAGGAGCTGCCCGTCCAGTCGGCCATCACGGACCCCGCACCAGGGGCCACTGTCCCGCCCGGGGAGCTGACGGTCAAGGGCTACGCCTGGAGCGGGGGCGGGCGCGGCGTGGTGCGTGTGGACGTCTCGCTGGACGGCGGCCGGACGTGGCGCGTGGCCGAGCTGACGGGCGAGGAGcagcggccgggccgggcctgggCCTGGCGCCTGTGGCGGCTCACGGCCCCCGTTCCCCCCGGCGCCACGGAGCTGGACATTGTCTGCAAGGCCGTGGACGCCAGCTACAACGTGCAGCCCGACACGGTGGAGCCCATCTGGAACCTGCGGGGGGTGCTGAGCAACGCCTGGCACCGCGTCACCGTCACCGTGGCCGAGGATTAA